A window of the Bos indicus x Bos taurus breed Angus x Brahman F1 hybrid chromosome X, Bos_hybrid_MaternalHap_v2.0, whole genome shotgun sequence genome harbors these coding sequences:
- the DDX53 gene encoding DEAD box protein 53, which translates to MAWAPEQKTIEPTLRDVRDRQVSRDGRGGRGCGWSHTSGRAESRASNYREPPLCFLIKSSMIGAVIGRGGSKIKDIQDSTSTKIQIVKGGPEAEVKIFGRKDMKAKAKAAIETLVKKQERTYSSECSVDSDASQALAERDVTARAAQPRIDWDQVKAGVVEWKKRKWADLPPIKKNLYIESKATHSLSEAQVEIWRKENFNIRCDDLTEGEKRPIPKPTCTFEDAFQQYPEIMQSIRRAGFQKPTPIQSQSWPIILQGIDLIGIAQTGTGKTLSYLMPGFIHIHSQPVSRKQRNGPGMLVLTPTRELALQVEAECSKYLYKGLKSVCIYGGGNRKGQIQDVTKGVDIIIATPGRLNDLQMNNFVNLRSITYLVLDEADKMLDLGFEHQIMKILLDVRPDRQTVMTTASWPDSTRRLAQSYLKQPMIVYVGTLDLVTVNTVKQNIIVTTEEEKRSLVKEFLQSLSPKDKVIVFVSRKLVADDLSSDLSIQGIPVQSLHGDREQSDRDQALEDFRTGRVKILIATDLAARGLDVSDVTHVYNYNFPRNIEEYVHRVGRTGRAGKIGESITLVTQDDWKIADELIKILQRANQIVPPSLRSMADRFKKRKQN; encoded by the exons ATGGCGTGGGCGCCAGAGCAGAAGACAATAGAACCTACTTTGAGAGATGTGCGAGATCGCCAGGTCAGTCGGGATGGCCGGGGTGGCAGAGGCTGTGGCTGGAGCCACACCTCTGGCCGCGCAGAGTCTAGGGCGTCCAATTATCGAGAACCACCACTCTGCTTTCTTATCAAGAGCAGCATGATTGGTGCGGTGATTGGTCGTGGGGGATCAAAAATAAAGGATATCCAGGATTCTACCAGTACAAAAATACAGATCGTAAAAGGTGGTCCTGAAGCTGAGGTAAAAATTTTTGGCAGGAAAGACATGAAGGCCAAGGCCAAAGCGGCTATAGAAACTCTtgttaagaaacaagaaagaacctACAGTTCAGAATGCAGTGTTGATAGTGATGCCTCTCAAGCTTTGGCCGAGAGAG ATGTCACTGCTAGAGCAGCTCAGCCACGGATAGACTGGGATCAAGTAAAAGCTGGAGTGGTagagtggaagaaaagaaaatgggcaGATTTACCACCAATTAAGAAAAACTTATACATAGAATCCAAAGCAACACACTCATTGTCTGAAGCCCAAGTGGAAATTTGGAGAAAGGAAAATTTCAACATAAGGTGTGATGACTTGACAGAGGGTGAGAAACGTCCCATACCCAAGCCCACCTGTACATTCGAAGATGCTTTCCAACAATATCCTGAGATTATGCAAAGCATTAGGAGAGCTGGTTTTCAAAAGCCAACGCCAATTCAGTCTCAGTCATGGCCAATAATTCTACAAGGAATAGATCTTATAGGGATTGCGCAAACTGGAACAGGCAAAACACTATCCTATTTAATGCCTGGGTTTATACATATTCATTCTCAACCAGTATCCAGAAAGCAAAGGAATGGACCTGGCATGCTAGTCCTTACACCCACTAGAGAATTAGCTCTGCAAGTAGAAGCTGAATGTTCTAAGTACTTATATAAAGGTCTTAAAAGTGTTTGTATATATGGTGgtggaaacagaaaaggacaaatacaAGATGTTACCAAAGGTGTAGACATCATTATTGCAACTCCCGGAAGACTGAATGATCTACAAATGAATAATTTTGTCAACCTAAGAAGCATAACCTACTTGGTCTTGGATGAGGCAGATAAAATGCTGGATCTGGGGTTTGAACACCAAATAATGAAGATCTTATTAGATGTGCGCCCAGATAGACAGACTGTTATGACAACTGCATCTTGGCCAGACTCTACCCGTAGATTGGCCCAGTCTTATTTGAAACAGCCTATGATTGTTTATGTTGGTACTCTGGATCTAGTTACTGTAAACACTGTGAAGCAAAACATAATTGTTACCACTGAAGAGGAAAAACGATCTCTGGTCAAAGAATTCCTACAGAGTCTGTCACCCAAAGACAAAGTCATCGTGTTTGTCAGCAGAAAACTTGTGGCTGATGACTTGTCAAGTGATTTAAGTATTCAAGGCATACCTGTCCAGTCCCTGCATGGTGACAGGGAACAGAGTGATCGAGACCAAGCATTAGAGGACTTCAGAACTGGGAGAGTGAAAATACTGATTGCTACCGATTTAGCAGCCAGAGGTCTTGATGTCAGTGATGTCACACACGTATATAATTACAATTTTCCACGCAATATTGAAGAATATGTACACCGAGTTGGTCGTACTGGAAGAGCAGGGAAAATAGGTGAATCAATCACCCTTGTGACCCAAGATGATTGGAAAATTGCCGATGAGTTGATTAAAATTCTCCAAAGAGCCAACCAGATTGTGCCACCCAGCCTCCGATCAATGGCTGATCGGTTTAAGAAGCGTAAGCAAAATTAG